The following is a genomic window from Deltaproteobacteria bacterium.
ACGCCTCCTGTGCACCGAAAGGCTGGGGCAGCCAGACGGCGAGGTGAGTGGCGCCGTGATGATGGTCGTCGAGCATCGCGAAGACCTTGCCCTTGCCTGCGAACCACGTCGGCTCGCCGTGCGAGAGCTTCTCGTTGGCGTCGGGAAGCGCCATGCAGATCCGCCGCAGCCGCCCGATGATCCGATCTCCCGCGGCGCTTCCGCGACCCGCGCCGTGAGATGCAGCGCGTTGCTTTCTTTCCTTGGTCCCCATCACGCTCCGGTCAAATAGGTCCCCGCCGCGACGGGGTGGGCGCGCTCTCGGGATTCTCGAGCGCGTCCGGCGACATACCCGCTCTGTCGAGCACCTTGCGCGCGACGAAGACAGGGAGCGCGTTCCCAAGCGCCAGTGCGATCCCGTCGGAGGGACGTGCGTCGATACGCGAAGTGCGCTGGCCCACCTGCACGAACACGCTGGCGATGAATGCCTCGCCACGGATCTCGTCGACCTGCACGCGCACGATCTTGCCTCCCAGCTCGCGAACGATCGACTCCATCAGGTCATGGGTGAGCGGCCGCGGGTAGTGCTGTTTCGTCAGACGGAGCTGGATGGAGAGCGCCTCCGTGCCACTGATCGCGATGGGCAACGCCTTGCTCCTGGTGGAATCGATGAGAACCACCGCGGCGCCGCCTCCGCGCAGCGGCAGTACCCCGCCCACTTCCATCTCGATCGGATCGGGCGCGCCGGTTCCCAGGCACAGCATCCCGACGAGAACCACCAGGCCGCGAGCGCCCATGGCAAGCCTCCTCGCACTCTTATAAACCGCGCTCGATCCTGGTGCCGGTAGCCGCGCATCTACGCCTCGAGCTGCAATTCTTTATTCGGCATGAAGATCCTGCGCTCGGACGACATAATGGGCCGGACATGGCGACCATCCACCTGCCCACGGCGCTGAGAAAGTACTGCGGCGGGGCCGCGGACCTGCCGGTCTCGGCAACGACGGTGCGGGCCGCTCTCGAGGAGCTGGAGCGAAGCCACCCATCTCTCCACCGCAATATCTGCGACGAGACCGGCGCGGTGCGCCGCCACCTCAACGTCTTCGTCAATTCCGACCACATGCGCGATCGCCAGGGGCTCGACACGGCGCTCGCGCCGGGCGATGTAGTCACCATCCTCGCTGCCGTCTCAGGAGGCTGACCGTGCCGGACCGCGTGCTCTTGACCATCGGGACCAAGAAGGGCCTTTTCGTCGCGCAGGCGCCCGGCTCGCGCGGCAAATTCGCGCTGCGCGGGCCGTTCGGGCCCGGCGTGGACGTCTACGCCTCGCTCATCGACACGCGCGGCAGGAGGCCGCGCATCTACGCCTCGAGCTGCAATCCTTTCTTCGGCATGAAGATCCTGCGCTCGGACGACCTGGGCAAGACCTTCGAGGAGACGAAATCGTTCCCCGCCTTTCCCAAGGAGGACGGGCGCGCGCTGAAGAACATCTGGTCGCTCGAGCCGGGATCGGACGAGCAGGACCTGTGGTGCGGCGTCGAGCCGGCCTCGCTCTTCCGCAGCCGCGACGGGGGCGACTCCTGGGAGATGGTCGCCGGCATCAGCAACCACGAGCACGCGCGAAAGTGGCAGCCGGGGGCCGGCGGCCTCTGCCTGCACACCATCCTGCCCGACGGAGAGCGCATTCATCTCGGCATTTCCACCGGCGGCCACTATCTCAGCGAGGATGGCGGGCGCACGTTCGCGCCCTCCAACAAGGGCATCGGCGTCGGGTTCGCTCCCGATCCTTTCCCCGAGTGGGGCCAGTGCGTGCACAAGATCGCCCGCCACAAGGACGCGCCCGGCCGGCTCTACTTGCAGAACCACGGCGGCTTCCCCGATCGCCCGGGCATCGGCGTGGTGCGCAGCGACGACCACGGCCGCACCTGGCGCTCCATCGCCAAGGGGCTGCCCTCCGATTTCGGCTTCCCCATCCTCGTGCACCCGCACGAACCCGACACGGTCTTCGTGCTGCCACTCGAGCCGATGACGCGTACCTGCCCGGGCGGATCCCCCGCGGTCTGGCGCAGCGAGAACGGCGGCGGATCCTGGAAGAAGCTAGCGGGCGGATTCCCCCAGAAGGAAACCTTCTTCACCGTGCTGCGCGACTCGATGGCCATCGACGAGATGAAGTCGCCCGCGCTCTATTTCGGCACCACCACCGGCCAGCTATGGATGGGCCGCGAGGGCGGCGAGAAGTGGAGCTGCCTCTTCGAGTCACTCCCGCCCATCCACAACGTCAAGGTCGCGGTGGTGTAGTTGTGAAAGGGCATCAATCCCGCGACATCGCGAAAGCGACAGTGCGAATGAAGCTCGTTCGAGGACAGCGAACCCAATGAGCAAGAAGAAAGCCAGGGGAATCGATGGCGATGCCTTCCTGGCTGCGCAGCTCTCCGACCCGCGCGTGCGCCACCATTTCGAACAGCGGCGCATCGTTCACGAGGTTGCCGTCGCAGTCAGGGGCATGCGCATGGGCGCGGGCCTCACCCAGGCCCAGCTCGCGACTCGGATCGGGACAAGCCAACCCACCATCGCGCGCCTTGAGAAGGGGCTCGACGTCCGCACGCCGCGTTGGGACACGCTACAACGCATCGCCAGGGCACTCGGCCGTCAGCTGAAGCTGAAGTTCGCCGCGCCGAGCGACGACGGTGGGCTCGTCGAAGTCGAGCAGCCATTCCGCCTGTACCGAAAGAAGGGCGCCGCTGCCACGGCCGCCTCGCGCACCCATCGTTCAGGCGGTTCAGTTCGCCGCGCCTGAAGCCCGCAGCAGGAGCTGCGCAGGCGGAGCAAGCGATGCACGTCAGCGGCTCCGGGATCCCAGGCGGCCTGCACGGCCTCGAGGAGGTAGAGCATCGGCAGCTCGTCGAGCATCTGCAGCTCGAAGCGGAGCGTCGCGTGGAAGGCGATACTCCCGAGCCCCACCAGCACCAGCAGGGCGAAAGCCACCCGCACCTCCCGGGCAAAGGTCTGCCGTGAGAGCCCCAGCGCCGGCGAGGACCATCGCCAGGCTGGAGATGTGTTGAACGTCTCGCAGACCCACGGGAGGAGCGCGTAGTTCTGCTCGCACCAGTCGGCGGCCGCGGTGTCGGACAGCGGTAGACGGACCTTGTTCGATTCGAGGAGGTATCCGCGTACCACCTCTGGCGGGTGGAACCAGCCTTCGAGCCCCGCCCACCTCAGGGAGCCAATTTTCCACCGACGTGCATCGTCGGCCGGTTGTCCGGCGCTTTCGTTCCGTGCGCCTTCGTCCGTCGTGTTTACTGCACCGGCACGACGGGAGTAGGCGGACCTCCCGTCGCGCCGGGCTCGTAGTGCGACCGAAGCCCTCGGTTATTTGCAAAGATCGGGCTTCGACTTATCGGACTTCGACCAGCGCGCATCCTTCGGGTCGTATACCAGCGCCTTGATATACTCGTTTGGGTCGACCATCCAGCGGGGCTCGGGCCGGTCGCTCTGAGCGACGTTCATGAAATCCAGTTGCTTCAGGTACGCGATCTTGAACTCGAGCGACGATGTCGGGAGCGCCGCATTGGTCTGGTGGATCGGGACGTAGACCTTCGGATGGATCGCCAGGTTGTACAGGACCACGTCGCGCATGCCGTTCGTCGGATATCCCAGGCTGACCATCGAACCGAACTCGACGTCAGTCGAGGGCAACGAGCGCATGATCTCCGTGAGGTGTTGCCCGACCGCCGGCCCCCAGCACCTGTCGAGCCCGCAGCCTTCCTTGAGCGCGCCGGTGGTGTTGTGCCAGACGAACGCGAACCGGTTATCGCCGCGCATGACGAATTGGTAGAAAATGCTGATGGGTCCGCCCGGTCCGCGCGAACCGCTCGACGGATACGATAGCGCCGTCCCCGGCGGATACATTTGCGGATCGCGCGCGTCGGCGACGTTGAGGACCGGAGCGATGGGGAAATCGTGGTCCGGAGGCGTTGTCGTGGAGTGCAGGTGCCTGAACGCGATGATGCAGGCGACCGGCTCGAGCTGCGAGAGCGTCAGGATCTCCGCACCGGGCGTCGAGCCGGCGGTCGTCACGTCGTGGCACGCGACGGTGGAGACGGGGATGAGCCGTGCGGCGAAGAGACTTGCGGCATCCGCTTGCATCGCGTCGCAGGTTTCCTCCGATGCATAGATGGGAATGCCGAGCTTGCCGGCGATGTACGCTGCATTGTCGGCGTGATCGAAGTGCCCGTGTCCGAGGAAGATGGCTTCCGGGTTGAGCTTCACCAGGTCTTCGACGACGAACGGGGTCCGCCCCGGCGCCGTTTCGGCGCGATGGACGTAGGAGTCCAGCAGGACCACTCGCCCGTTTACGGACGCGGCGACGCTCGCGTTCGTGATCCAGGAGAAGACGACCTTCTGCTTATCGACTTCTCCCGAGCGTGCGTCGACATTCTCCGCGCCGAAGAAGAGCTGGCGCGCTTTGACCAAGTCCGCGGTCCCCGGAGGCGCCGCGCCAACCTGGTACGAGAACGACGAGACGAGCATCATTGCGATGAACCCGATCAAACGAGGCATCTTTCCGCTCCTGTTGTGTGATGTGCTCGGTCGCGAAAATGGCTGCTCTTGCGTAAATCGTTGCGCCCATACACCTTGGCGAACTGCGCCGCAAGAACGATTGGCCAAGCAACACGTCGTTCAGCAACGCAGAGCGAAGCGCGGAGTCTCCATGTTGCGGACCGTGAAGTCGGAGAGCTTGCCGGCTCGCTTTGCGGCGCTCGTGCTCGCCGTCGGAGTTCGCCATTTGGCTGTCGCCGGTCAAACGGGATCGTCGCCGCGACGCAGCCGAGCGAGTGGAGGGAAGGCGGGTTATCCGTCTTTCGTCTCTAGGGGACTATTTCTTTGCCGTTGACAGCGATTTCTGCCGCGCCGTGGGTTTCGCAGGAGCAGGAAGGACGGATAAGCGCAGTTCGGTCCCCTCACCTCTTCCTCGCTCCTCCTGACCACGCTATCAGAGCGCGGCAGCGCGGCACTACGGTCCCACTACGGTCCCCGCGCACGGTCCGCCGCGCATGGCGGGCGAGCTGTTCGGTCGCATGACGAGCCGCGTGGTGGACACGTTCGTGAAGGGGAAGGCGCGGGCGGGGTGCACTAGCTGCTCGCCTCACGGAAGGAAACGCGCGCGAAATCCGAGCACGAGCCACTCGTGCAGCCTCTCGTCGATGTCGATGGAGCCCGCGTTGGAAAAGGCTTCTTTGCGAAACGTCGCGAGCGAGAACGTTACCACCGGGCCCAGCTTGATCACCGGAGACGCCGAGGACACGGTGAAATCGATCCCTGTCTGCAGAATGACGAATTCGAAGCCGTGGAGCATGCGGTCGTCGTTCCCGGTGGAAAAACGCTGCGAGAAGGAGAGCCATTCGTACCCGAATCCGAGTCCGAACCACGGGTCCACGAGCACTTGCCCGAGCGGATGGAGCTGCACGTTCCCGCCGACGCGGAAGCCGTGGTCGGAGCAGTCGCCCGTCTCGCAATACGCCCGGGAGATGACGCTGTAGCCGCCGTAGACTCCGGCGTAGACGTGCGGATCGAACCGGTACCCGAGGTCTACCTCGATCGGAATGGCGTGCTCGACCCAGGTGCTGAACGGAACCCCGCTTCCGTAACGGTCCGCTCCGGCGTCTCCGAGCGGGATGGCGTAGCCCACGCGCGCTCCGAACTCCACGCCGTCTCCCGCGCCCCGCGCCGCGAGCGGCGCGAGCGCGATCGCGATCAGCACGCCGGCGTTTTGCATTTGGTTTCCCCTCCCGGAGCGACGGCTCCGCCTGAGACTTGCGGCGGCGTGCCAGGAGCAAGGATGCATAAGCGCAGTTCTGTCTCGTCACCTGCTCCTCGCTCCTCCTGACCACCCTATCAGAGCGCGGCAGAGCGGCACTACGGTCCGCCGCGGTCCGCCGCGCATGGGACTGAAAATCCCCGTGTCGGTGGTTCGATTCCGCCCCTGGGCACCAATTCCGGGGACTTAGCTGTTCTATGTTCGTGCAGCGTCTCTGGAAATTCCGTCGATTTCGGTTCCAAGTGATGCATTACCGATGCAGTCCGGAACGGCTGCGCGCACGTGCAAGAGCAGGCGCCGACTGAGCTCTTCCGGAGAGAGCTTGCCGTACACCCGTTCCAGCATGCTTGTGTCAGCGTGCCCGAATCATCGGCGCGATGATCTCGTCCGGCAAGGCGGCGATCCGCATGCAGCGGCCGTAGGTGCGGCGCAGGTCGTTCGGTGAGCAGCGCTCGATACCCGCGCGCGTGCAGGCCTCGATGAGGTCGCGGCGCACGTTGGTCCAGGGCGGGAAGAGCAGGTCCTGGCCGAGCGCGTGTTCGGCGGCGTAGCGGAGAAGGCTGAGGAGCGCGGGATGCGCGACGACAAAACGGCGGTCGAGCGTCTGCCGCTTGGTACCACGCAGGTGCACCCAGCCGGTTCGAGCGCTACCTCGCTTGCGGCACCCTCGCCCACGGCTTTGCCCCCGTGCGCTGCACCCCGTGCGGCGACGAGATGCTGGTCGCCTTCTCCTGCAAGGGCCGGGGGTTTTGCCCCTCCTGCACCACGCGCCGCATGCAGGCGGACCGCGACGCACCTGTTGGACTGCGTGCTGCCCCACGTCCCCATGCGCCAGTGGGTCCTCTCCCTGCCCCGAGCAGGCTGCAGGGGAACGAGACGGTGGCGAAGCTCGGGAGCGCAGCGTTCGTCGAGGGAATGACGCTGGAGGTGGCGCCCCCTCCAGGCGAGTCGCAAGCGCGAAGTGACTCTGGGGAGTCCCTTTGGTTTGCGCGGAGTCCGCTTCGCGTGCGTTGTGCCGCCGCGATAGCGCGCCGCGGTAGACAGGCGTATGTAGACGAGGTCCACGCAAGCGAAGGTTACTCCTCGAGCCAGCCGTGAGCCTGACCGGTCATCTGATCGCCCCGCACGGCGGTACCCTCGTATCGCTGATTGCCTCTGACGCACGTGCCGCAGGACTCCGTGCTGAATCCCAAGCGTGGCCTTCCTGGGACCTGACGCCGCGTCAGCTCTGCGACCTGGAACTGCTCCTGAACGGCGGGTTCTCACCGCTGTGCGGTTTCATGACGCGTCCTGATTACAATCGCGTCTGCAGCGAGATGCGGCTTGCGGACGGCGCGCTCTGGCCCATGCCGGTGACGCTCGACGTGAGCGAGGCGGTGGCGCGCGATCAGCGCGTCGGATCCGAGCTCGCGCTCCGCGACGCCGAGGGCGTCATGGTCGCCGTCCTCCACGTGGCTGATGTCTGGCAATCCGACCGCGCCGCCGAGGCGCAGGCGGTTTTCGGGACGACCAGTCTGACGCACCCAGGTGTCGCCCATCTGTTGGGCCAGCCAGCGGATTGGTACGTGGGAGGCAAAGTCGAAGGTCTGCAGCTTCCCGTCCACCATGACTTCCGCTCCCTTCGTCTCACGCCGCAAGAAGTGCGCGCCGAGTTCACTCGCCGCGGCTGGCGGCGGGTCGTCGCGTTCCAGACGCGCAATCCGATGCACCGGGCGCACCAGGAGCTGACGCTGCGCGCCGTCAAGGAAGCGCAATCCAATCTCCTGATCCATCCGAGCGTGGGAATGACGAAGCCGGGGGACGTGGATCACTACACGCGCGTCCGCTGCTACGAGGCGCTCATCCCGACATACCCGCCGCACACAGCCATGCTGTCGCTCCTCCCGCTCGCCATGCGGATGGGAGGTCCACGCGAGGCGTTGTGGCACGCCATCATCCGGAAGAACTATGGCTGCACGCATCTCATCGTCGGTCGCGACCACGCGGGGCCGGGCAACGACGCTGACGGAAAGCAGTTCTACGGCCCCTATGATGCGCAGGACCTGCTTCAGCGTCACGAAGAGGAACTTGGCATTTCTGCCGTGCGTTTCCGCGAGATGGTGTACGCGCCATCCCTCGATCAGTACGTCCTCGAGGATCAGATTCCTGCGACAGCCGAGGCGGTGAACATCTCCGGCACCGAGCAGCGACGGCGGCTCCGGCTGGGCCTCGAGCTGCCGCACTGGTTCACTTTTGCTGCTGTGGAGAGAGAGCTGCGCCGATCGAATCCGCCGCGGTCGCGGCAGGGTTTCACCGTGTTCTTCACCGGCCTCTCAGGCGCCGGCAAATCGACCATCGCCAACGTCCTCCTCGTGAAGCTGCTCGAGATGGGCGGCAGACACGTGACGCTGCTCGATGGCGACATCGTGCGGAAGAACCTCTCCTCCGAGCTCGGATTTTCGAAGGAGCACCGCGACATCAACATCCGGCGCATCGGGTTCGTCGCCGCCGAGATCACGAAGAACGGTGGCGTGGCAATCTGCGCCCCCATCGCTCCTTACGACGCCGTGCGAAAGGAAGTGCGGGCGATGATCGAGCCGGAGGGCGGGTACGTGCTCGTCCACGTCGCGACGCCGCTCGCGATCTGCGAGGCTCGCGACCGCAAAGGACTCTACGCCAAGGCGCGCGCCGGCGTCGTGAAGGAATTCACTGGAATCTCGGATCCGTACGAGCCGCCCGCGGATGCCGAAGTCGTCCTCGACACCGCGCATCTGAGTCCGTCCGAGGCAGCGCAGGAGATCCTGCTCTACCTCGAGCGCGAGGGTTTCGTCGGCCCAGTGGAAATCGAAATCAATAGCAGATGAACGTTGTCGTGCAGCCGTACGTGCAGCCTACCGATGGACAGTGCTTCGTCTTCGCGCCCACCGATACCTGCGGCTCCTTCGAGTTCAGCGTCGCCAGCGTCTCAGTCGAGAGCCGCAACTTCTTTGACGCGTTTTTGCGGAGCATGTGTTGTCCCCTTGAAGTGGGGGCATACGCTCGTGCCACCAGCGCGTCAATGCAATCGCAAAACAAATTTGCTCGCCTACTTACGACTTGAGGCACCCGCACGCGCTGCCGCCGATTCGTACAGGCGTTCGAGGAAATCGTAGATCAACAACTCCTGCGCACGCTGCGCCGAGCGGAGCAGCCTGTTGGCGTGCATGTGAACGTAGCTCGTGGCCAGGTCCTCGATCGTGCAGCTCAGGCGTCCTGCGCGCGCGGCATCCTCGAGCTCCGCCAGCACTGGCCTCAGCCGTTCCGAGCGACGGTGTAGAACCTCGATCGCTGGGGCGAGGTCACTCATTTCGTCGCGAGATCGATCGAGGAGAGCTTCGAGCTCACGTCGATGCTTCCGGTATCTCTCGTGGAGCTGGCGCTCGACGCGCCCCACGAACCGGAACTCGTCCGCGGCGGCCTTCCGCATCCGCCCGATGACACGCCGCCGCGCCGGGAGGTCGAGCTTCAGGTCATCGAGGAGCGCGTCGATGCCTCGGAGCGTGAGGCGCCAACGCGCGTCCGATCCCTCGTCGCCAGAGAGGAGAGCAACGATCCCCAGCACTGCCTCGGAGTCGGCGTGGAAGATCCGTTCGGACAGCGCGATTCCTTCGTCACCTCCGTAGCGCTCGACCTCGCGCTCGTAGGTATCGAGCTGCAGCCGCCAGCCGCAACCGTCACCGAGCACGGACGAGGACCGCGCCTCGAGGGCGTGTCGCAGCTCGCCGTTCACGCATCGGGGCTCGCCGTGAAACCGCAACCGGAGATGCCAATCCGGATCGGCGTAACGGACGAAGAACCAGAGATCGAATGCGTCCGCGAACCCGGCCACCAACTCTGCAACGAGGCCCGACAGGACGTGATCGACCGAGGACGTCCCCGCATAGAGCTTCGCGTACAGCCATTCCGATCCGGGCGCAAAACGCCGGACTCCGGTAGGTCGTCGCGGACGCGTCGGCTTGGGCGGCGTAACGGCACGCCGTCGGAGCATCGGGATCACCAACTCGTGAGCGAAGCGGCCTTCGGGTCCGTGCGCGCAGAGCGCGTCAGGCGGAGGCGAGAGCTCGATGAGTGTTGCCGACGTTCGGTCCTTCACCAGATGCGCGAATGCGTCGACGCTGAGCGCGTTCTCGAAGTCGACCGGCAGCGTGTTGTCGGAATCCGCGAGAGCGACGAAACGCGGCAGGCCAAAGTCCTGGCGCAACGCCTGCGCGCGCTGGAATCGATCATTGTTCCGCGCCTTGGCAAGCGACTCGAGGTCTTCGGAACACACGTGCCAGCGCGCGGGGGAGAGGATGACGCGTCCGCTCGTCAGCCGCGGCAGGAATTGCGCACGATCGAACGGCGCCCAGCTCCAGAAGACCCTCCCGCTCGTCGATTGCTCCTGCAGCGATCCGAGGAATCGATACAGGCTGAGGTTTTCCGGTCCGTGGAAGTTGTGCGCGGCGCTGAGGCGCGGCACGACCCTTCGCCCGAGTCGCCTGGATCGCAAAACGACGAGGCCGCCGTCATGTACGGAGACCTGCAAGTCGTCGATCGGCACCTGCTTGTCGAGCGGGACGGCGGAGCGGCCGAGGTAAGGAATCTCGTGCTCGCGAAGGACGGAACGCAGCAGCACGTTGCCGAGGCGCCCCTCGGGCAGATGGACGATTTCGGCGAACACGGCCTCGGGATCGAGCGCTTCCTCGGCGTGCAGGTGGCGAATGAGAGCCTCCGCGAGCGCCGGATCACCGTGGCAGAACCGGCCGAGCATTCGCGCGCCGGACGGGCCGAAGACGCTGTGCACGTGAACACGGAATTCGCCTTGGGCGAGCGCTTCGTCCGACGCAGCAATCACCGTTGCCATCACCGCGAAGGAATCGGGCAGCGGCGGCACAGGAGCGCTTCCTCCGAGCGCCTCGAAATCTGCATCCGCGAGCGCGATCTCTGCTGCGTCCGAATGCCAGGCCTGCTCCAGCTTGCGGAGCAGGAACTGCTCGCGCGCTCCCCACGATACCTTCTTTCCCTCGGCGGCCGGCGGGAACAGGATGCCGGCGAGCAGCGGCGAGGCCTCCGTCGTGAGCGCTGACGAACGCTCGAACCCGATCCCGGATTCCTCGTCGAGCGCCTCCACCAGGGGAACTTCGCGGTCGCCGTAGCGGCGCGCAAACTCGTCAGCGAACTGCCGGAGAGCGTCGCCGCCTGCGTTGGTGCTCCGGTGCAGGAGGGCCACGCCGCGGATGATCTCTCGAAGGACGGCGCCTCCGAGGTGGGCACCGATGACCGGCTTGAACATGTCGACCTGGAACAGACGCGGCAGCTCGACTGTCGCCGGGAGTTCCGCGAGGAGATGCGCTACGCCGAGGTAGCGTTCGGGATCGGCGCCGATGCCGGCGTCATCGAGCGCGTCCATCGCTGCGTCCGCCTCATCGAGCCGCTGCACCACCTTCGC
Proteins encoded in this region:
- a CDS encoding MmcQ/YjbR family DNA-binding protein, which codes for MGTKERKQRAASHGAGRGSAAGDRIIGRLRRICMALPDANEKLSHGEPTWFAGKGKVFAMLDDHHHGATHLAVWLPQPFGAQEALIGSDPERFFRPPYVGVSGWVGVVLDTGPDWDAVAALAREAYLTVATPKLRKLAVGAVEGKPQARSSSRRRA
- a CDS encoding bifunctional nuclease family protein; its protein translation is MGARGLVVLVGMLCLGTGAPDPIEMEVGGVLPLRGGGAAVVLIDSTRSKALPIAISGTEALSIQLRLTKQHYPRPLTHDLMESIVRELGGKIVRVQVDEIRGEAFIASVFVQVGQRTSRIDARPSDGIALALGNALPVFVARKVLDRAGMSPDALENPESAPTPSRRGPI
- a CDS encoding MoaD/ThiS family protein, coding for MATIHLPTALRKYCGGAADLPVSATTVRAALEELERSHPSLHRNICDETGAVRRHLNVFVNSDHMRDRQGLDTALAPGDVVTILAAVSGG
- a CDS encoding exo-alpha-sialidase, which translates into the protein MPDRVLLTIGTKKGLFVAQAPGSRGKFALRGPFGPGVDVYASLIDTRGRRPRIYASSCNPFFGMKILRSDDLGKTFEETKSFPAFPKEDGRALKNIWSLEPGSDEQDLWCGVEPASLFRSRDGGDSWEMVAGISNHEHARKWQPGAGGLCLHTILPDGERIHLGISTGGHYLSEDGGRTFAPSNKGIGVGFAPDPFPEWGQCVHKIARHKDAPGRLYLQNHGGFPDRPGIGVVRSDDHGRTWRSIAKGLPSDFGFPILVHPHEPDTVFVLPLEPMTRTCPGGSPAVWRSENGGGSWKKLAGGFPQKETFFTVLRDSMAIDEMKSPALYFGTTTGQLWMGREGGEKWSCLFESLPPIHNVKVAVV
- a CDS encoding helix-turn-helix transcriptional regulator yields the protein MSKKKARGIDGDAFLAAQLSDPRVRHHFEQRRIVHEVAVAVRGMRMGAGLTQAQLATRIGTSQPTIARLEKGLDVRTPRWDTLQRIARALGRQLKLKFAAPSDDGGLVEVEQPFRLYRKKGAAATAASRTHRSGGSVRRA
- a CDS encoding MBL fold metallo-hydrolase; this translates as MPRLIGFIAMMLVSSFSYQVGAAPPGTADLVKARQLFFGAENVDARSGEVDKQKVVFSWITNASVAASVNGRVVLLDSYVHRAETAPGRTPFVVEDLVKLNPEAIFLGHGHFDHADNAAYIAGKLGIPIYASEETCDAMQADAASLFAARLIPVSTVACHDVTTAGSTPGAEILTLSQLEPVACIIAFRHLHSTTTPPDHDFPIAPVLNVADARDPQMYPPGTALSYPSSGSRGPGGPISIFYQFVMRGDNRFAFVWHNTTGALKEGCGLDRCWGPAVGQHLTEIMRSLPSTDVEFGSMVSLGYPTNGMRDVVLYNLAIHPKVYVPIHQTNAALPTSSLEFKIAYLKQLDFMNVAQSDRPEPRWMVDPNEYIKALVYDPKDARWSKSDKSKPDLCK
- a CDS encoding bifunctional sulfate adenylyltransferase/adenylylsulfate kinase codes for the protein MIAPHGGTLVSLIASDARAAGLRAESQAWPSWDLTPRQLCDLELLLNGGFSPLCGFMTRPDYNRVCSEMRLADGALWPMPVTLDVSEAVARDQRVGSELALRDAEGVMVAVLHVADVWQSDRAAEAQAVFGTTSLTHPGVAHLLGQPADWYVGGKVEGLQLPVHHDFRSLRLTPQEVRAEFTRRGWRRVVAFQTRNPMHRAHQELTLRAVKEAQSNLLIHPSVGMTKPGDVDHYTRVRCYEALIPTYPPHTAMLSLLPLAMRMGGPREALWHAIIRKNYGCTHLIVGRDHAGPGNDADGKQFYGPYDAQDLLQRHEEELGISAVRFREMVYAPSLDQYVLEDQIPATAEAVNISGTEQRRRLRLGLELPHWFTFAAVERELRRSNPPRSRQGFTVFFTGLSGAGKSTIANVLLVKLLEMGGRHVTLLDGDIVRKNLSSELGFSKEHRDINIRRIGFVAAEITKNGGVAICAPIAPYDAVRKEVRAMIEPEGGYVLVHVATPLAICEARDRKGLYAKARAGVVKEFTGISDPYEPPADAEVVLDTAHLSPSEAAQEILLYLEREGFVGPVEIEINSR
- a CDS encoding Lanthionine biosynthesis protein LanB is translated as MTDRAVERESRPDFEPADFSVLRTPLLPFDELVAFGAGLTAARAHPERVEAALAEDRVLLRARLRAIVARPEVREALFVASPSLHESLGEWFERPDSERGQKVERTLVRYFERMAARSTPFGLFAGCSIASLAGSTRLELAPRRCYQRRTRLDMDYLLALSEALPRDPALRPNLRFRPNSSLYRAAGRLRYAQARIGQNGRTYHLVAVEPTDYLLSTLERAASGARPPELAAALVDDETSVLEAEEYVDELIESQILVSELAPPLTGSRPFHAMLAPLRDHPAAAKVVQRLDEADAAMDALDDAGIGADPERYLGVAHLLAELPATVELPRLFQVDMFKPVIGAHLGGAVLREIIRGVALLHRSTNAGGDALRQFADEFARRYGDREVPLVEALDEESGIGFERSSALTTEASPLLAGILFPPAAEGKKVSWGAREQFLLRKLEQAWHSDAAEIALADADFEALGGSAPVPPLPDSFAVMATVIAASDEALAQGEFRVHVHSVFGPSGARMLGRFCHGDPALAEALIRHLHAEEALDPEAVFAEIVHLPEGRLGNVLLRSVLREHEIPYLGRSAVPLDKQVPIDDLQVSVHDGGLVVLRSRRLGRRVVPRLSAAHNFHGPENLSLYRFLGSLQEQSTSGRVFWSWAPFDRAQFLPRLTSGRVILSPARWHVCSEDLESLAKARNNDRFQRAQALRQDFGLPRFVALADSDNTLPVDFENALSVDAFAHLVKDRTSATLIELSPPPDALCAHGPEGRFAHELVIPMLRRRAVTPPKPTRPRRPTGVRRFAPGSEWLYAKLYAGTSSVDHVLSGLVAELVAGFADAFDLWFFVRYADPDWHLRLRFHGEPRCVNGELRHALEARSSSVLGDGCGWRLQLDTYEREVERYGGDEGIALSERIFHADSEAVLGIVALLSGDEGSDARWRLTLRGIDALLDDLKLDLPARRRVIGRMRKAAADEFRFVGRVERQLHERYRKHRRELEALLDRSRDEMSDLAPAIEVLHRRSERLRPVLAELEDAARAGRLSCTIEDLATSYVHMHANRLLRSAQRAQELLIYDFLERLYESAAARAGASSRK